One Aphidius gifuensis isolate YNYX2018 linkage group LG5, ASM1490517v1, whole genome shotgun sequence genomic region harbors:
- the LOC122856224 gene encoding cell wall integrity and stress response component 2-like → MAKPTKKPTDLKSTATGTDRRSSTKPTRTQIRTSTASYSTKATRKTTRSQSTSRQRTTSSTHKQYSPEDIKRICSSLTSINKIGFNKELCSFKSTTTTTTAPEVSDYDEEIKTTEAPVTTTEPVETTTEADYGTTTTESSEDGTTFEPEN, encoded by the coding sequence ATGGCCAAACCAACGAAAAAACCAACTGATCTTAAAAGTACAGCAACTGGTACTGATAGAAGATCATCAACAAAACCAACAAGAACACAAATAAGAACATCAACAGCTAGTTATTCAACAAAAGCAACTAGAAAAACAACAAGATCTCAATCAACATCAAGACAAcgaacaacatcatcaacacaCAAGCAGTACAGTCCAGAGGACATAAAAAGAATATGCTCCAGTCTTACTTCAATAAACAAGATCGGCTTCAATAAAGAACTATgttcatttaaatcaacaacaacaacaacaacagcaccaGAAGTATCAGACTatgatgaagaaattaaaactACCGAAGCTCCAGTTACAACCACTGAGCCAGTAGAAACAACTACTGAAGCTGATTATGGAACAACAACTACTGAATCATCTGAAGATGGAACAACTTTTGAacctgaaaattaa
- the LOC122856223 gene encoding uncharacterized protein LOC122856223 yields the protein MTLAKEFLLFVLSLGILIQSVRGVLKGDLYRYTSSNVLPARVTLRSNNVAFCDGVAISTKLILTSASCLIDKSTTYLRNPSNISVTIVDEELKPETKATRYKISEMFYHKNFTINHKLLPRKDIAVLKLADNFEFKTSSRLDAKLSSYSLNISNTVFMYGLKNGIDSTSSANLFKVTMTIQSPETCAEPLGDKNYSE from the exons atgactcTTGCAAAAGAATTTTTGCTTTTTGTTTTGTCGCTTGGCATATTAATTCAAA gtGTACGTGGAGTATTAAAGGGTGATCTGTATCGTTATACTAGTAGCAATGTTCTACCTGCTCGAGTAACACTTCGttcaaataatgttgctttttGTGATGGTGTTGCTATCAGTACAAAGCTTATTTTAACATCAGCTTCTTGTTTAATTGACAAATCAACAACTTATTTAAGAAATCCATCAAATATTTCAGTTACAATAGTTGATGAAGAACTAAAACCTGAAACTAAAGCAACAAGATATAAAATTAGTGAAATGTTTtaccataaaaattttactataaatcataaattactTCCAAGAAAAGATATTGCTGTGTTaaag CTTGCTGATAATTTTGAGTTTAAAACTTCGTCAAGATTAGATGCTAAACTATCTAGCTACTCCCTCAACATAAGTAATACGGTATTTATGTATGGACTGAAAAATGGAATTGATTCAACTTCATCAGCAAATTTGTTTAAAGTTACAATGACCATTCAATCTCCAGAAACTTGTGCAGAACCACTTGGT GACAAGAATTATTcagagtaa